The genomic stretch ttaagGTGGCGTTTTTTCACTTTAAGCGCAGGTATGGGAAAGAAAGACTCAAATCTGCCGGACAACAGAATATATCTCAATCTttctgtgtaaaaacaaagaaatacgaAAGCAAAAACAACGCCAAATTGCCTACAAAGGAGTATGATTAGCTACAGTAATCGCCCCTCATTATGTCTGTAGACTCATTAAGCCTCTGAACACTGAGAGACATGGAGAGAAATTGAAGTGGTTTTTCTTGGTTTGGAAACTCTAATAGCTCTATTGTCTGGaatctggaaaaaaagaaatgaccaCACCAGTGAGAGACATGTTAATCCCTACAACATGTTGTCCACTAAAATTGGGTGCAGAGGGACCACAACTTGtagtcagttcacccaaaacaaacaagcaacatATTTTCCTACTTACCCCCAATGGTATCTGGCCTCGCAGAGACGTTTGGCTTCATTTACAAACGCTTTAGATCTCCACGTTCTGCCAAGACCCCTGCCACCGCGTCAGTACAGCGAGGGGTGAATGACATTTGGTTTTGATGTCCGAAAATACCCATTGTTACgtttttaaaacttaaaaagcaATGTGCCTCTCATGAAACAAATAAAGTTGTAAttctcaaactgtaaacaatgagAAACCGGGCAGGAAATCTTTAATTACATATAAAGTGACTCTTACAGGAACTAAGAAAAATtagagtttaaaataaaaacacctggtttccCTTCAGTATTCCTCTCTCGAAACAGTGGGGTTCATTTACATGCATATATGTGTTGTgctgattagattagattagattagattagattcaactttattgtcattgtacacaGTCCAAGTACAGAGACAACGAAATGCAGTTAGCGTCTAACCAGATGCAAATCAagtgcacacaaatacacataaaaTAGCTGTAATAATCATTACATATATTTTTGGACTGAGTGCCTCATTGACAAAGTGCACTGCTGTTAAAGAAAATGTGCAGTTTTCTACCAAGATGAACTGCAGTTGAGTTTGGCGTTAGTTGAGTCTACCTCAGGCCCAGCTTTTGTTCCAACATAAATTTTGCACGGCCgtttaaaggtgcattgtgTAACTTTTTTAAAGGCTGAGAAACAAAGTGATGGAGCCATATGTTTTTGACGCCGGTTTTTGTGAACATTAGAACAcaaattgtttattttgagttattgTTAAGTGAAAACCAAACATTGCCCAACAAGAAgactttcagttttttttatttttgctaaaGAAAGTTATATATTCTACCTTATAAGAAGGAGGTCTGGACACGCCACGGCCCTGTTTCAGTTGGGCTGGTCCGAAGACCTCAAACCTGAACATAACAAGGGTTTTTATGTTGCTTGTTAACTTCTGCAATTTTAATTTTGCAAACCGTGGTGCTCGGAATGCACTTAGAAGGAATGCAGTTTTCGTGTTTGGTCCCGATAAGTAGGGGTTTGCTGGGTTGTGAGTTGTGACCAACGAACTCCACCATGCTCCCTCTCTTTAACAACTTGCAACTGGTAGAGCTTTTGCGGACATAgctgatgttttaaatgtaatgaatCTGGGAGGACATTACACAATTTCGAGACGTTGCTGTAAAAAGAGATCTCTTTACGACATGGGATGTTTGACGTTTGTTTGGATCAATGTGACTATGTCAGAGCCGTGTCCACCAAGCCAGTCCGTGACTTTCCAGAAAGCGGCCTCCTGATACGTCCCATTCTGAGCGATAATTAAGGGAATAAGTTACATTTACTCCCAcgtgtgtctgtttttcataTTGTTAAATCACCCTGACACCAATAAATTATGGTTGCATATCGAAGGCAACAATCTCCCGTTAGTCACAAAGCTTTTCTTTAAGACCTGCTCACGCTCGGCACTGTAAAGCAACCACATTGGCACCAACGCTGCATATCCTTGATTCTTATCGACAAACCTGCGCCTGTCACGTAATAATGCAGTCAAGTGTCAGGCGCCGCACATTCCTGAGAGGGGTAACCCCTGGTTTACAGGTTTTACTTGGCAAGAGCTGTTGATCGTTATCACTGAAATtgtgctctttttttaaaagataaacGCGCTTGTGCAACGTAGGATAATTTATGAATCCGGTAAATGTTCTCGCAGGTTGAGTAAAATGCATCTGTTTCCTCAGCAGGTGTATCCATGCAGCAACGATAAGGAGTGCAGCGTGGGAAGCTACTGCCACAGCCCTCAGCAGGCCCCCTCGCGCTGCCTCACCTGCCGCAGGAGGAAGAAGCGCTGCCACCGAGATGCCATGTGCTGCCCTGGGAACCGCTGCAGTAACTGTACGTCCTGGTGCACGTCGGCTTCAGTTATATCGTGGCTGCGGGGTTCGACTGAAAAATTAGATTTCTTGTCTTATGCAGATGTTCTGGAAAAAGTGACTTGTTCCAGGTCACTGAACAAACTGTACCACAGTATGTAGCCCAGAGATGCAGCGAAGGAGccaacacatttaaataatgttGAACACATGCTTTCAGACAGAATCCTAAACTGGAGTTGAGCCGTATTTAAATGATGCCCAGAGGTTAGGAATCACTGGTCACATTCGAAAAAGGTCTTCCTCATTAATAAACAGCTTATCTTTGCCATAGCTGACCTACACATATATAAGTTCACAtgcctttaaagctgcagttaaCTGTTCCAAAAGCCTCAATAAAACAAGCTACTATCTGATCTTTGAACCAGCCAAGTTTGCCATCAGTCTGAACAATCTGTTCTGTACTTTCTTGACAAAGTGAGCAGGGTTGGTATTGCTTTATGCCATGTTTTATaagtctgtttcttctttctgtccGCAGATATTTGTATCCCCATCTCTGAGAGTGTGCTCTCACCTCACATATCAGCTTTAGATGAGCACAACAAACTCTCCACCAAAGAGCAAAGCTGGCGGAAGACTGGGAAGGCACACGCTAAGCATTCTCTCAAAGGTAAGATCTGATTGTGTAgctctgctgttttgtttaaagGAGACGTATTATGctcatgctcattttcaggttcatcgttttagttttagttactactagaataggtttacacgCTTTAGTGCTTAAAACACACATCGTTTTTCTCACCATGTCGGGCGCTGCAGCAGTatactgtattccccctctgtctgctGCTCCCTTTTTAGCTCCTGTTTCTTTAAAGCCCTCCTCACGAAaactcctctgattggtcagctcacacatgcctgacccagcactgccaacaatataaaacagatccaatataaaacaaatgaagaaaaggataaaaaagaaaaaagcaaaacatgtcTACTGTAAAACATGGAAAACCTGCTATGTCTAAATATTcactcttattttttttctgcccttgTCCTCACTGGCTCTGGTCTGAGTGGCTGAGTCTTTCAGTTGTTGGCTGTCTGTGTGTCCTACAGAGTTCATGGGTGACGCCAGTCCACAAACTATGTTGATAATTACCCCTCTCTGCTCATATGTCAGTGTCTGAGAGCCCGAAGCACAGCATGGGGAGCATAAGAAAACCACAATGCCCCTGCTGTTTTCTGCACCTACATAAAGCCGCACAAACACTTTCATTGACAGCACACATCGCACTACACGCAAGTGTAAACCACAGAATGCAGGTTTGGCACAATTATAGCTAATAACTCTTGGAGCCCCCTGCTCAGTGTTCATGTCACCTTATTTAAGTTAACGCAAGGGCCCATCCATAAAGCAATACGTTTAATGAGACAGTTAAATTACTCAACTCTAAATGCACCCTCAAGACAGCAGCTGCCACGCTAGAATCAATGTGAAAATGGCAGCAGTGCTTAAAGTTGCTATAAATACGGccatttacttttatttgtgcTCCACTTGCTCCCTCTCCTtaaacattattacattataatgGCCTTTACGCAAGTCGCTGCTTGAGGAAAAACTCCAGCCAAAGAATCAGTTCACGCAGTTAACCGGCGGTCCATCGCGCTGATGGTTGGGACCTCTTATTGAAATAACTAATCAGCAAAGTGTGGTTTCATCTGCGATAAAGGATGACTGCatgaacagtgaagcagctTTTGGCACGAGGtgacacacatttaaaatataaaaaaaaacctgcatgaCTAAATTGTACTAAATATGCATTCATTAGAGTAACGCTGCCAAAATATCAGAGCCAGACCAGATGGGATGATATGGTTAATAAACAGAATAAGCACTTGTTTGCTTGATTTACGCTGAAAGCTCGATGCGTTTCCTTTGTCTCTGACGTGACCACACATAATCCAATCTGAACTGAAACGTGAAGAAAGGGTTGCATAAACCTCTCCGTATGGAAAACATAACAGCTTAATGAGCAATAATGATACACTTCCGTTGCTTTATTTAACCGGAGCAGCATAGCTCCAAGATACTGGATGGTTATGATTTCACGCAGCTCTTGATGaagaacttttttcttttctttctataTGCCAACTTCATATACTGTGTGGAGATTTGTCGTCTGCTCAAAGCAGCCAGAATAAATGATGGCAAAGTGCATTTCAGCAGAAAACGGCAGATACGTTAAAGCTTTCTTCAAGTGTCTTCATGTTGAAACTATACACTTGTTTAGGTCCAATGTTAAATGTTTCTCTTGTCACAATGTCATGCTTATGAGTGGGTTGGAtataggcacaaaaaccacttggttagtgTTTAGAAAAACTTCATGTCTTGGCttcaaatacctgttttggttgccacaaacactgctggGAACTGTCCTGGTGTCTTGTTTAAAAACACTCAGTTAGGGTTCACCACACTGTGACTTGCTGTCCAAAATATCAGGTTTCTGTGACCGCAAATACGGCTGCATACGGCTTGACTTACCGTCAAAaatatctgtcttttgttgccacaaacacagttggaaactgtcccgaggtctccttaaaaatatccagtagtgACACGTTTAGAGATGTTGGAACACCAAATATTTCCCCTGGTTTCACCGTGGTCCACCACTGTACCCTCCACGTCCTGATATTAAAAGTCAGGTAGTTaatatgtaatgtgaatgtgatgttacacattttgtgaaatatgaATACAGTACGTAGCCTATGACATTTTCAATGTATCAGCGGTTCGCAGACactaactgctaacattttatcctggcgactgggctggtCTGCTGGTTCAAGACTGATCAGTACTGTTTCTTGTCTTCATCTTTTAGGTCACGAGGGCGACCCTTGCCTGCGTTCATCCGATTGCTCGGAGGGCTACTGCTGCGCCCGCCATTTCTGGACCAAAATCTGCAAGCCAGTGCTGCAGCAGGGAGAGGTGTGCACCAAGCAGAGGAAGAAAGGCTCTCACGGCTTGGAAATCTTCCAGCGCTGCGACTGTGCCAAGGGCCTTTCCTGCAAGGTGTGGAAAGACGCCACCTCCTCGTCCAAGTCCAGGCTCCACATGTGCCAGAAGATCTGAAGCGGAGGCAGCTGCTATCGCCGTAGAGGCCTCTGTGTCTATCTGCCAGGGAAAGTTTTTGAAGGGATGGGTTGTGGCTGCATTGAAAGGAGTAAAAGACAGAGACTAACAAGAGACAGAACAGACTGTGTGGGTTCAAGCTCGCTATTCGGCAAGCCGAGAGCAAATGGGATTGCTTTAATGTGTTTGCTGTGAGTGGTCCATCCCTGAACCCACATACAAACACGcaccgtcacacacacaagcattaCACGCACCTCATGGGTTTGTGAGATCAGTGAGCTCATGGACAAACTTTTGACACATTCTCATGACATTCAGGGAGCCACGGAGTTAGCCAGTTGATGCTGATAGGTGTGGACAATTTTGTAATGGAGACGACAGATGTAGCAGTCTTCCATCAAGCTTCAACTTATAATATTAATAAGACGAGTAGACCATTTACAGACAAGCCATATTTTTACTGCGCAGCACAATCTTTACCAAACTCCAGTGTCGAAGATAAGACGTGGGATATCCTGTGTTTCATTACTGAATCTGatgttctgtctgttttgtcAAATTTCAATGTCTCCCCTTTTACATGTTGTTTGTCTTTAAGTCTTGAAGAATTCAGCTGTCGCTATGCAAGACATTTACAACATGATCTGCGTCCAGACCCACCAAATACCAGTCATATCGTACGAGGGAACTAATTGCGTACACTGTTTACACCAGAGCTTTACTCCAGCGCTCCAACAGCATCCTGAGACTTCAATGTGACGCACGGTACTCTTAAACCAAAGAATGCAAGAACATTTACATCAGAGTGATGAGTTTCATCTGGGACATTAGCTCCTCGCCCCCGATTTCTAGCCACAAGAAGAGAGATAATGTATTGTGTCCGCAGTGGAAACCTCGTTTGATCTGTCAGATACAGCTGCAGTCCATTGTGATACAACCGTGTGGGTTAAAAACTGTGTGCGCGGAGGTAGTGTTCCGCGGCAGACTTAGTGGTTCCGATACCAGACAGAGAATGGTTCTGCTTTTCCAATCACATGAACGGGATTCAAGGATCCGATGGGgagtgcagttttttttttttccatttgcaaaGCCAGTAGGAATCGAGACGCGAGGAGATTGATTAGAGTTGCAAAAAAAGCTCCATAAGCCTAAAGAGGATCAAAGAGAGTCGGCGTTTGAATCGAAACATTTTTGTGTGCTGGCGCTCGGCCCcgtttattttcctgttttttcagACACGACTGCATTCTTTTCTTCTCATGAAACACAATAGAGTTCTGTTCTGGAGGTGAAGCAATGCTTTTTACCTATAGTCAATATATTATCACATTTGCctcttttttgctttaatgttcTTTTTAGAGCATCAACCACACATATTTTGTAAccatttaaaaatatcaataagCTCTTATATTGTAAATAGATCGGAagcaatgaaaatgtatttaagaatCAGTGTATATCAtgtacatataataaaaaaatatgaatctTAAAACGTAACAGCAGAATGATCTAGGTGAGAAGAGTAACGAGGGATAGTTCGGATAGATTCGGAGTAGTGTAGGCAAAAGGGAGAGGCGTAGATAGCTTTGAGTGATATTACAGACTGGATGCGTCGAGAAAAGGGAATTACAAAAGAAGAGACAAGCACATTAATTTCCAAAATAGTTTGTGTAAATGGTGTGTAAATGGTGTCAAGATTTATATCCCACTAAATATTGTTTGTGTTGATACTTTgcattgatttgtgtgtgtatttacaatgatgaatgaataaaagaatgTATTTTGTATCATTGCTTACACATGAGTGGTCTTTACTTGTTATATTTatatcattacatttatttagagtTTTAATGCGAAACAGGAGGTAGCCCAGAAGTGTTATGCATTATGTT from Sparus aurata chromosome 1, fSpaAur1.1, whole genome shotgun sequence encodes the following:
- the dkk2 gene encoding dickkopf-related protein 2 isoform X3 — its product is MFLVATLKTGTSQVSEARPKANSIKPVLSEETPTPATNRSTTAHSGVTKKYNILTQQVYPCSNDKECSVGSYCHSPQQAPSRCLTCRRRKKRCHRDAMCCPGNRCSNYICIPISESVLSPHISALDEHNKLSTKEQSWRKTGKAHAKHSLKGHEGDPCLRSSDCSEGYCCARHFWTKICKPVLQQGEVCTKQRKKGSHGLEIFQRCDCAKGLSCKVWKDATSSSKSRLHMCQKI
- the dkk2 gene encoding dickkopf-related protein 2 isoform X1; this translates as MLLSTWNRCCAVMFLVATLKTGTSQVSEARPKANSIKPVLSEETPTPATNRSTTAHSGVTKKYNILTQQVYPCSNDKECSVGSYCHSPQQAPSRCLTCRRRKKRCHRDAMCCPGNRCSNYICIPISESVLSPHISALDEHNKLSTKEQSWRKTGKAHAKHSLKGHEGDPCLRSSDCSEGYCCARHFWTKICKPVLQQGEVCTKQRKKGSHGLEIFQRCDCAKGLSCKVWKDATSSSKSRLHMCQKI
- the dkk2 gene encoding dickkopf-related protein 2 isoform X2: MLLSTWNRCCAVMFLVATLKTGTSQVSEARPKANSIKPVLSEETPTPATNRSTTAHSGVTKKYNILTQVYPCSNDKECSVGSYCHSPQQAPSRCLTCRRRKKRCHRDAMCCPGNRCSNYICIPISESVLSPHISALDEHNKLSTKEQSWRKTGKAHAKHSLKGHEGDPCLRSSDCSEGYCCARHFWTKICKPVLQQGEVCTKQRKKGSHGLEIFQRCDCAKGLSCKVWKDATSSSKSRLHMCQKI